The genomic DNA TTTGCATTCCCGCGTCGAGCAGTCGCTTGATTTCGACGAAGTTGTTCCAGGTTGGGCGGACGACGGGAGCGGCGGTCCCAGCCGACAGGGCCTGGGCCTGGCGGACCACGTCGGGGAGTTCATTGGGTGCGTGCTCGGTATCGAGCAGGATCCAGTCGAATCCGGAGCGGGAGATCACTTCCGCGGCCAGGCTGTTGCACAGGCTGCACCAGAGGCCGATTTGAGGAGTTCCCGAGACGACGGCGCGTTTGAAAGGATTGACAGGGTGATTCACGGGATGGAAGAGGCTTGGAAGGGTTCAGACGAGAATCTTGTTCACAACATGGCCATAGACGTCGGTCAACCGGTAATCCCGGCCGCCGTGACGGAAGGTCAAGCGCTCGTGATCGAGTCCGAGTAAATGGAGCAGGGTGGCATGAAGGTCGTGGACGTGGACCTTGTCCTGAACCGCATGCCAGCCGAACTCATCCGTGGCCCCATGCGTCATGCCTCCACGCACCCCGCCACCGGCGAGCCACATGGTGAAGCCGAAAGGGTGGTGTTCCCGTCCGTTGGTCCCTTCCGCGGTGGGCGTTCTTCCAAATTCCCCGCCCCAGAGAACCAGCGTTTCGGCGAGGAGGCCGCGCGCCTTCAAATCGTGCAGCAGGGCCGCGATGGGTTGGTCCACGGCGCGGCATCGTTTCGGGAGTTGTTCCTTGAGTCCGCTATGGTGATCCCAGGCATTGTTGACGGGGGCGTCGAACACTTGAATGAAGCGGACGCCGCGTTCCGCGAGGCGGCGAGCCATGAGGCATTGTCTTCCAAACATCTCGGTTGCGGGATCGTCGAGTCCGTAGAGCGATCGCGTGGCCTGGCTTTCCCGATCGGTATCGAAGGCTTCCGGCGCCGCCGATTGCATGCGAAAGGCCAGTTCGAACGAGGCAATCCGCGCTTCGAGCGCCTCGGCTTCGGGATGTCCCGCCCTGTGCAGTCGATCCAGGGCCGCGAGGGTATCCAACTGCCGGCGTTGTCGGCGAACGACCTCGGGACTGGTGCGGACGTGAGCGATCGGATTTTTCAAGTCCCGGATGAGGGTGCCTTGGTGGGCGCTGGGCAGAAAACTGGAGGCCCATAACTGCGCACCCTGAAAAACGGCCGCGGGACAGAGGACGACGAACCCCGGCAAGTCTCGGTTTTCAGTTCCCAGACCGTAGAGAAGCCAGGACCCCATCGCGGGTCGCGAAAAGGCTTGTTCTCCCGTGCACATTTGCAAGGCGGCGCCGGAATGATTGATGTTGTCCGCCACCATGGACCGGATCACGCACAGATCGTCGGCATGTTTCGAGAGGTGGGGAAGCAGTTCGCTGATTTCAAGGCCGCCCTGTCCGTGCTTCCGAAAGGTCCAGGGAGAGGCGAGCAGATTGCCGGTTTTAGTGCGCTCGAGCTTGGGCTTCTCGAATGGAAGCGGTTTTCCGTGATCCGACGAGAGCCGGGGCTTGGGATCGAAGAGGTCCACGTGGGAAGGGCCTCCGGGCATGTAGAGGAAGATGATGCGTTTGGCTTTGGGCGCGAAGTGAGGAAGACTTCCGGCCGGGCCGGGGACCGCCGCCGCCAGTCGATGGTTGTCTGGAAGCAGGCCCTGCAAAGCGAGCCATCCGAACCCGGCTCCGAGGCGGCGGAGCAGGGAACGGCGGTTGAGAACGGGAGGCGAGAAGGGGATTGGCGCAGTCATGCTAATCGAGGAAGAGCCATTCGTTACCCCAGAGCAACAACTGCGCAAAGTCGTCCCAGCGGGCTTCCATGGACGCGTTTGATTCCTTGTTGGTGTTGAGAAACTGGAGCGCGATTTTCAACTCCGATGGCGTGGGAACGCGACTGAGCAACCCCTGGTAGGCGGACGTGACCCGATCGGCATCCGTTCCCGCATGCGCGCGCACGATCCGGGCAAATCGCGCGGCATGTTCCAGCATGAACGGGTGATTGAGCAGAAACAGGGCTTGGGGCGCGACGGTCGAGACGAATCGTTTGTCCACCGAAGCATCCGGATTGGCGGCGTCGAAAAGCATGGCAAAACTGCCGCGATCCCAGCGGGCTGTTTGCACGTAGAGCGATCGACGGGACGATTGGAGATCGTCGTCCGCCGGGCCGCCGCCGGAGAAGGAGAGGGATCCGGACACCGACAAGATCGTATCCCGGATGGCTTCCGCCTCCAGTCGTCGCGAGGTGAAGCGAGCGAGCCATCGGTTTTCGGGATCGGCTTGGCGCAACGCGGGAGTCGTGCTCGAGGAACGCTGGTAAGCCTCGGACAAAAGCATCTTTCGATGCAGGGCTTTGATGGATCCCCCTTCGTGCAGGAAGTAAGATGCGAGCCAGTCCAACAATTCCGGATGGGTGGGTGTCTCGCCCAGTTTGCCGAAGTTGCCCGCCGTGCGTACCAAGCCCTCGCCAAAGTGATGCTGCCAGATCCGATTGACCAAAACGCGCGCCATCAGTGGCCGCGCTTCGGAGACAATCCATTGTGCGAGGGCCAGTCGTCCGCTGCCGGCAAATTCCGCCGAGGGGGGGGCGCTGCCTGGTGGAGATGCGGGTGTTGGATGAGGGGGGACGAACCATGCCGGAAAGCGGCGTGGGACCCTTTCTCCGAGTTGTGAGTATTGTCCACGCAGGTGGATGGGGACATCCTGGAGATGGGGAAAAAGTCCTCCAGGGGTTCCCCCTTCGCGAGCAGCGATGGACATGGGGAGGACCGGGATGGATCGCTTGAGGAGGTCCCGCTGATGAGTCAGACGGCGGCGCTGCGGCGAGTCCGCCGGCACGGGAGGCTTTTTCTGATCGAGATTTTTGATGTCCGACTCCAGTCGCGCCAGCAAGGCCTGTTGCGCTTTCCAGCGGGAAGCTTCCCGATCCGAGGCGAGCGGTGTCCGCAGGAGTGTGTACTCTCCCCCTTTTGTTCCCAACTCTTCCAGGACGCGGGTGCTGTAGAAAACTCCGGCCAGCGCGTAGTAATCCCGCTGAGTTACGGGATCGAATTTGTGGTCATGACAGCGGGCACAACCCAGGGTCAGGCCGAGAAAGGCCTTGCCGATCGTGTCAATTTGATCATCCACCATGTCGCTGACGATCTTCTCCTTGTCAGCGTCTCCCCGATCCCACACGCCGTTGGAAAGAAAGGTTGTGGCCGCGAGGCCCTCGGCATTGAATTCCTGGCCCGGCGGGGCGGGAAGGAGGTCGCCGGCGATGTGATGGACGATGAACTGTCCGTAGGGCAGGTCTCGGTTGAGCGCGGTGACCACCCAATCCCTGAATCTCCAGGCTTCGAGGGGTTCGCAACTGGCCACCCGGGCTTTGGGATTGGCATCGTGAAAGTCCGCGTAACGCACGACATCAAGCCAATGCCGGGCCCAGCGTTCCCCGTATGCGACCGATGCGAGCAGACGATCGATGAGTCGGGGCCAGGCGTCGGGCGAAGGGTCGGCCAGGAAAGCCTCCACCAGATCCGGATTCGGAGGCAGTCCGGTGAGATCATAAGACGCTCGACGAAGGAGCGTCCGGCGAGAGGCGGGCGGATTGGACTCCAGTCCGCGCCGGCTTAATTCCGCATCGATGAAACGATCGATTTCGTTGCCGTGAGGGGAGGATGAGGATCCGGACGGAAGCTGGGGGGCACGCAGCGGTTGAAAGGACCACCAGGGGGGAGTTGAGCGGGCGGCGGGAGGCTGCGATTCGGCCTGGGAAAGGAGGATCGCGAGGGCTAATCCGAGCACGATGCAGGCAGCAGTTCTCATTTTGGTGGGTAGGGCGCGTCACTCCGTGCGCGCCGGCTTTGGAAACACCCGGTTTCGGCGCGCAGCGGAGTGCGCGCCCTACCTTGATCAGTCAAAATGAGAACCGCTGCGATGCAGGATGGGAAGGCGCCCTGCCGCGGAAAAGGATGCCGATGAAAACGTCGGGCAAGGCGGCGAGCTTCCACCGCGGGGGTATTGGGATCGCTGATTTCATGGAGGGCGAGGCTCGCCTCTGAAAGTGCGCCACTTCCCGGGCGATCAAGCCAGGATGGGTTGAATGACTTCCCCGTGGACATCAGTGAGGCGCCGGTCGATGCCGTTGTGCCGGAAAATGAGTTTTTCGTGATCGATGCCCAACAAATGGAGAATCGTCGCGTGGATATCGTAGACGAGGGTGGGGTGGGCTCGATCGAGCGGTTTGTATCCGAATTCGTCGCTGGGTCCGTGGCTGATGCCGCCGCGGATGCCTCCTCCGCACAGCCAGTTGGTGAAACAGAAAGGGTTGTGGTCGCGTCCCTTGCCGCCTTGTGTGGAAGGCATCCGGCCAAATTCGGTTGTCCACAAAACCAAGGTGTCGTCCAGCAGGCCGCGCATGCGCAAGTCCTGAATGAGCGCGGAAGCCCCCCTGGCCATGCCCATCGACAGGGGGCCGTGGTCACGGCGAACGTCCTCGTGAGAATCCCAGTTGCGTCGTGGGAAGCCATTGTCATTTCCGGACCAGATTTGGACGAAGCGAACGCCGCGTTCGAGCAAGCGCCGGGCCACCAGGCATTTTCTGGAAAAGTGATCGATTTCCTCGGTGGGGTTGATCTCCTTGTCGAACGTGGATTGACCGTGGTCGAGTCCGTAGAGCTTGAGGACGTGTGCGGGTTCTTTGGAGATGTCGATGGCCTCCGGGGCGGCGAGTTGCATGCGCGCGGCGAGTTCGTAACTTCGGATCCGGGCATCGAGCCGGGTCTCGCCCTCCCGGGAGGAGGCATGCTCGCGATTGAACCTTTCGAGGAGCTTTTGCGTGGCGCGCTCGCTCTCCGAGTTGACAAAAGGTCCCTGCGTCCCTGGAAAGAGGTCGGCGATGGGTTGATCCCGTCCTGGAAAGAGGGTGGTTCCCGAATGCTGGCCCGGGAGGAAAGCCGCATCCCAATTCTTCGGGCCGTTCGAGGCGAAACCGCGGTGGTCTGGCAAGACGACGAATGCAGGCAGGTTTTCGTTGAGGGAACCCAGTCCGTAGCTGACCCAACTTCCCATGCCGGGAAAACCTGGAGATTGAAATCCAGTGGCTTGCAAGTAAGTGGCCTGGCTATGCACGCCGGTCTTGCCCACCAGATTATGGATGAAGGCGATGTCGTCCACCACCTCGCCCAGCGCTGAAACGACGTCGCTGAGCGGTTTGCCGCATTGACCGTAGGGTTTGAACGGCCAGATGGGCTTCATCCACGGCCCAAGTCCGTCTTGAAACGCCTCCACGTGTTCGCCGAATTCGGAGGGTTGACCGTCTCGTTTCACGAGTTCCGGTTTGAAATCGAAGAGGTCGATGTGGCTGGCGGCGCCTGCCATGAACAATTGGATGACGCGCTTGGCCTTCGGCCGATGGGTGGGGAGCTTTCCTGCTTCGGCCCGGGCATTCGGAGCCAGCAAGCCCTCGCCGAGAAAAAGGCTGGCCAGCGCGATGCCCCCCAATCCTCCACCACTGTTCCAAAGAAACTCGCGCCGGTTCAGCCGGGGCGGGAGGAATCGATGGAATGGGGAGACGGGCGGCACGGGGTCAATCAATAAACAGAAATTCGTTTAGATTGAACAGCATTCTGCACAGGTTGGGAAGTCCATACTTTTGGGTAAACTGGAGGAGGGCCTCGGATTCAGACCGGGATGGAGGGCGGGAGAGAATGCGACGGTGAGCGAGGTCGATTTGCTGCTCGAGTTCCGGCGCTTCGGATGGAAGGCGGGCCGCCATGATGGAGGCCATGGCGAGCATGTGCGGATGATTCATCATCGACAGCGCCTGAGTGGGCGACAGGGTTTCGTTCCGCTTGGCCACTTGCATCGAGGGATCCGCGCAATCGAGGGACGCCATGAACGGTTGCGGCTGGGAACGGACCAGGAACCGGTACACGCTGCGCCGGTGCGAGGCGGGGTTGCGGGGGTCGTGCAAGTGGTATTGGTAGTGAGGAGAATGTTCCGGTTTTTCGATGACAAAATCCTGGAAGCTGGGTCCGTGCATTCTTGGGTCGAGCGCGCCCGCGGCTTGCAGGGCGGCGTCCCGGACCGATTCCGCGTCGAGTTTCTTGCGGTTCATGCGCCAGAGAAAGCGGTTGTCCGCGTCCCTGGCCGAGGCATCCACGCGCGAATCACTGGATTGGCGGTAGGTGTGGCTGGTCAGGATGAGTCGGGAAAGCGTCTTGAGTGATTGGCCGCCGTCGCGGAACTCGGAAGCCAGCCAGTCGAGCAACGCGGGGTGGGTCGGTCGCGCCCCCATGCGTCCGAAATCGTTGGGCGTTTCGACGAGGCCCCGGCCGAAGTGATGTTGCCAGACTCGATTGACGATCGATCGCCAGACGAGCGGATGATCCGGATGGCTCATCCAGCGGGCGAGCGCGGCGCGGCGCGCGCTTTCGGCGTGATTCGGGGGAAGATCGAATTGATTCGGAACACCGGGAACGGAACGAACCGGAGCCGGTTGCGCCACGACGCCCGGCTTGACGATGTTTCCGCGTTGGAGCACGTGCACGGTGCGGGGTTTGCCGCCCTCGGCCCCCGTTCCCTTGAAAGATCCTTTTCCCGTGTGAACGGCCCCGGCATAGACGAGGCTGAGAGGGGGCAACGCTTGGGATGCCTGCCGGAGGGCTTCAAGTTGGTTCGTTCCTTCGCGGAATTCCTGCCGCTCTGATTCGCTCGACAAGCCGTGAAAATACCGGTCCCGTTCGCCACGCAAGCGAGTCAGCGTGGCCTGCGCCAGCGAACCGTCTGCCACTTGGCCAGGCCAGTAACCATCGGTCAGGTTGGATCGGGCCCACCGTGGAGCGTTCTCGATGGAATCCAAGGCGGTCACCTTGGCCTTGAGGGCGGCGTTGGTGGGTGTGTTTGAGAACACTTCAAGCTCGGCCAGAGCGAAAATGTAATCATTCTGACGCAAGGCGAGGGTGTGGGCGGTGACGCGGAGGTAACGACCTTTCGAGTGCGGGGGACACTCGACGATTACAGGCGTCAAGGACTTCGGTTTGGTTCCCGCTTGAAAATCGCGAGTCAGGATCGTGACGCCATCCTTAAACTCGGGATCGTCCGACGTAGAGAGACTCAGGACAGGAGGAAAGCCGAATCCCTTGCCGATGCCGTTGAAGTCGTCCTCGGCGGCATGAAGCACCACTTGCCGCAAGACCTGGGAAACACCGAGATCGATTTGCACCCACTTGGAGTCATCGGGTTTGGGGGCGATCTGGCTGTGGAATCCGAACGCGGCCTGGCGCTGAACAGTTCCTTCGGCGGCGGTGATCTCACGATCGAGTGCCTCGAATCGTGCGGGGTCGCGCTGCTGAATCCTCCCGCGCAAATCGTTTTGAGCTTGCCTGGCTCGTTCCAGAGACTGGTCGATCTCATGGCGCTTGGCCGCCACTCGATCGTCCCGGTCATATCTTACTTCGGTGCGATCGATGGCGGCAAAGACCGCTTGCAGCGAGTAGTAATCCTCCATGGAAACGGGATCGAACTTGTGGTGATGGCATTGGGCGCACTGGACGGTCAGGCTGGTGAAGGTTTGCAGCGCGTTCACCACCATGTCGTCCCGGTCGAGATGGCGGGCAACCTTGCCGTCGATCTTGGTTTCAGGAACCTCCGCATGGCCGATGAAATCCCACGGACCCGCTGCGATAAATCCGAGCGCCTCGACGCCATCCCGGGTGCGGGGATAGAGGACGTCTCCCGCCAATTGTTCCTGGAGAAATCGAGAGAAGGGTTTTGCCTCGTTCAACGCGCGGATGACGTAGTCGCGATAAGGCCAGGCATGGGGACGAGGCTTGTCCTTGTCGTATCCGTGGGTTTCCCCGAAGTGAACCAGATCGAGCCAATGCCGGGCCCAGCGCTCCCCGTATTGAGGCGAGGCCAGGAGGCGATCCACTCGCCGTTCGAAGGCCAGGGGATCTGAATCCTTGAGGAAAGCGTTCATCTCCTCGGGCGGGGGGAGCAACCCCAGAAGGTCAAAATAGAGCCGCCGCAAAAGCGTTCGGCGATCGGCTTCGGGAGAGGAACTGAGCCCCTGGCGTCTAAGTTCATCGAACACGAAGGCGTCGATGGCGTTTCGAGCCTGGACGTGTGGCGAGGGACTCGGCGGGTTCGTGGGAACGGGGGCGCGTCGAACGGGCTGCAATGACCACCAATCTTCGCCAGACGGAACCGCGTCGGCCATGACCGGGAAAGCCGTTAGGTGGAAAAGGGAAAACGCAAGGACGAGCGGGAGGAAAAATGACCCAGTCGCACTGCCATGGCGTGCGGACCGTAGACAACATGCGGTCGTGCCATCAGGTCCAGTGGCACGTGTGGTCTCGGCGCTGTGGCGTCGCGTTCGGAGGGCGGTTGGGCTGAAAGCAAGCCGCAGGAGGTCGAAGCGATGGCGCGGATGGATGGTTCTGCGGGATAGGGGAAAGAAATGTTCCTGCGGCTGATCCTTCGGACACAGCCTCGCTCCGATTTCCCGGGCAACCGCCAAGAGTTTTGAGTGACGCCCGGGGAGATGCTCTGAGCGAGCGAAGGCGAAGGAGCGGATGCATCCCGAGCGGTTCATAGGCTAAGGTGCGGGCTTGGAGGCCTTGGATTCGTCGGCCGCGCGCCAGAGATACCAGGAGGCCGTGGTTCGGTACGGACGCCACTTCTCCCCGAACGCGAGCAGTTGTTTCGGCGTGGGCATCATGCGTTTGCGGTAGGCGAGCCGGAACCCGTTGCGTACGCCGTAATCACCAACCGGTAGGACATCATACCGGCCCAAAGTAAAAATGAGAAGCATTTCGACGGTCCAACGCCCGATACCACGAACCTCGGTGAGACAGTCCACAATGGCTTCGTCCTCCATCCTGGCCAGGACTGATCGGGTGGGAACACGTCGATCACGAGCCTTGGCCGTCAGGTCGCGGATGGCCGCGATTTTCGATCCGGAGAATCCCGCGGTCCGGAGAGCGAGGTCGTCCACGGTCTCGACTTGCGCAGGAGAGGGAAATCGCTTGGCCGGAAAGAGCGCGCGAAACCGTTTCAGAATGGTGGCGGCGGCGGCGCCATGAAGCTGCTGGTGGGCGATCGCCCGCAGGAGGGCTTCATAAGGCTGGCGTGACTGCGGTTTGAGGGGGCAGGGACCGTGCGTCTCGATCAAGGTTTTCATGACCGGATCGGCTGAAGCGAGACGCGTGAGGGCCTCGGGGGTCATGGGGCGCCCGTGATCATGCGGCGAGCGGCGCCAGCACCGATTCCAAGATTGACACCGCTTCCTCCGCTTGAGGCTGGCCCAGATTCAACGCGGGAAGGAAACGGATCCGTGCCGTGCCGCTTGGAATCGTCAATAGTCCGGCCTCGTGCAAACGTTGGACGAGTTGAAGGGAAGACGGCTTGTCCTGGGTGGCGAAGGCCGGGATGCGGTCCTTTTCCTCGATTTCGAGTCCGAGGAGGAAGCCGAGTCCACGGCCATTCTTGACCACCGAAGGGTAGGTGACCGCCAATCGGTCGAGTTGCTGGCGGAGCCACTCGCCGACACGCCGGGCGTTTTCGTCCAGTTTCTCCCGTTCGATCACTTCGAATACTTTGAGGGCGATGGCGCAGCCCAGCGGGGTGCCGCCGAAAGTTGTGCCATGGGTGCCCGGGCCGAGGATGCCCGCATGCCGGTCATCGATCCAGAACGCGCCAATGGGAAAGCCGCCGCCGAGCGACTTGGCCATCGAGTAACCATCGGGCCGGAAGCCCTCCAGCTCCGGCATGCCCTCCAGAATGCGCTGAAAACTTTGGAAGCGTCCGGTGCGAAAGTGTCCACACTGCACGCCATCGATGAGCAGCAGCAGATGCTGCTCGTCGCAAAGTCGGCGCAGCCCGAGGAGGTAATCCGAGTGGGCGGGATTGATGCCGCTCTCGCCCTGAACGCCTTCGATCAGGATGGCGACGGTGGCGGGGGAAAGCGCCGCTTCCGCCGCGGCCAGATCGTTGAAGGGGATGTGCCGAAAACCTGAAACCGGAGGTTCGAAGTCCTTCTTCACTTTGTCCTGGCCGGTGGCGGCAATGCCGCCGAGGGTGCGTCCATGGAAGGAATTCAGCGCGGTGAGAATTTCGAATCGTCCATCGTCATGGCCGAACTTGCGGGCCAGTTTGTAGAGTCCCTCGTTGGCCTCGGCGCCGCTGTTGCAAAAAAAGACGCGTCCCGGGCCCGCGTAACGATTGATGCGCTGGGCGAGCCGCCCTTGGGGTTCGTGGTAATAGAGATTGGAGACATGGAGCAACCGCCGTGATTGCTCGATGAGCGTTTCCGTGATTTCAGGATGCGCGTGGCCGAGGGAACAGACCGCGATGCCGCCCCCCATGTCGAGGTAGCGCCGGCCGCGCACGTCCCAAAGGTAACTGCCTGCGCCATGGGTGAACGCCAGTTCGAAGCGGGCGTAGGTTGGCGCCACGTGGCGCTGGAAAAGCTCGCGGACCTGTTCGAACTGGTTGTGAACGATGGGAGGCGGGGCGGGTGGGAAAAGCTCTTTCATCAACCCAGGAAGCTGCAGATGTATTCACAAATGCCGGCGGATACCTGAATATCGAAGCCCGATTTGGCGGGCACGTCGAAGTGTTGCCCCGCCGTGAAGGTCGATTCCAAGGACTGACCGTCCAATTTGACCGTGCACGTTCCAGCCACGATCTCCATGCGCTCCGCTTGGTCGGTGCCAAAATGGAATTGGCCGGGGTAGATCAACCCGAGGGTTTTTTTGGTGCCGTCGGGGAAGTGCAGGGTATGGCTGACCACCTTGCCTCCGAAATACACATTGGCTTTGGTGACGGCGGTGACGTTTTTGAATTCGTTTGGAACTTGACCCATGATGGGTGCCGAGTGTTCGGCGGCGTGATGAAAAGTCAAGAACCAGGGCTCATGAACTTGGCTATTCTGGAACCGCCCCGCATCGGGATGTTCCCTGAGTTTGGCTGGACCATGGCGCCGACGTTGGAGGAAAGTCTGCGCGGAGCCGGTCCAGAAACCACTTCGAAAATGATCACCAACACTCCCAGTTCCTGCCTCACGCTCGCGGGCATCGATGACGCCATCGTCATCGCGGAAGTCCGCGATCGGTCCGTCCGATCCCACGACGGCCTGCTGCAACATGCGGAGTCGCGATTCCAGGCGGTCGACGAACGGAGCGGAAACGGTCCCCGGACGCTTCGGGCGGACCGCCCGGTGTCGAACGCTCAGGCTCCGAAACACTCTTGCTGGAAATGAATTCACCTGCGGACAACCTTCCTGCTTTTTTCGATGCGGTCATGATCGGCAGCGGTCACAACGGGCTAGTGGCGGCGGCTTATCTCGCGATGGCCGGACGCTCCGTGTTGGTGCTTGAGAAGAACGCCACGTTCGGCGGTGCCACAGCCTCCCAACGCGTCTTTCCCGATTACGATGCGCTGCTCTCGCGC from Verrucomicrobiota bacterium includes the following:
- a CDS encoding DUF1553 domain-containing protein; protein product: MRTAACIVLGLALAILLSQAESQPPAARSTPPWWSFQPLRAPQLPSGSSSSPHGNEIDRFIDAELSRRGLESNPPASRRTLLRRASYDLTGLPPNPDLVEAFLADPSPDAWPRLIDRLLASVAYGERWARHWLDVVRYADFHDANPKARVASCEPLEAWRFRDWVVTALNRDLPYGQFIVHHIAGDLLPAPPGQEFNAEGLAATTFLSNGVWDRGDADKEKIVSDMVDDQIDTIGKAFLGLTLGCARCHDHKFDPVTQRDYYALAGVFYSTRVLEELGTKGGEYTLLRTPLASDREASRWKAQQALLARLESDIKNLDQKKPPVPADSPQRRRLTHQRDLLKRSIPVLPMSIAAREGGTPGGLFPHLQDVPIHLRGQYSQLGERVPRRFPAWFVPPHPTPASPPGSAPPSAEFAGSGRLALAQWIVSEARPLMARVLVNRIWQHHFGEGLVRTAGNFGKLGETPTHPELLDWLASYFLHEGGSIKALHRKMLLSEAYQRSSSTTPALRQADPENRWLARFTSRRLEAEAIRDTILSVSGSLSFSGGGPADDDLQSSRRSLYVQTARWDRGSFAMLFDAANPDASVDKRFVSTVAPQALFLLNHPFMLEHAARFARIVRAHAGTDADRVTSAYQGLLSRVPTPSELKIALQFLNTNKESNASMEARWDDFAQLLLWGNEWLFLD
- a CDS encoding DNA-3-methyladenine glycosylase 2 family protein is translated as MTPEALTRLASADPVMKTLIETHGPCPLKPQSRQPYEALLRAIAHQQLHGAAAATILKRFRALFPAKRFPSPAQVETVDDLALRTAGFSGSKIAAIRDLTAKARDRRVPTRSVLARMEDEAIVDCLTEVRGIGRWTVEMLLIFTLGRYDVLPVGDYGVRNGFRLAYRKRMMPTPKQLLAFGEKWRPYRTTASWYLWRAADESKASKPAP
- a CDS encoding DUF1501 domain-containing protein; the protein is MNRREFLWNSGGGLGGIALASLFLGEGLLAPNARAEAGKLPTHRPKAKRVIQLFMAGAASHIDLFDFKPELVKRDGQPSEFGEHVEAFQDGLGPWMKPIWPFKPYGQCGKPLSDVVSALGEVVDDIAFIHNLVGKTGVHSQATYLQATGFQSPGFPGMGSWVSYGLGSLNENLPAFVVLPDHRGFASNGPKNWDAAFLPGQHSGTTLFPGRDQPIADLFPGTQGPFVNSESERATQKLLERFNREHASSREGETRLDARIRSYELAARMQLAAPEAIDISKEPAHVLKLYGLDHGQSTFDKEINPTEEIDHFSRKCLVARRLLERGVRFVQIWSGNDNGFPRRNWDSHEDVRRDHGPLSMGMARGASALIQDLRMRGLLDDTLVLWTTEFGRMPSTQGGKGRDHNPFCFTNWLCGGGIRGGISHGPSDEFGYKPLDRAHPTLVYDIHATILHLLGIDHEKLIFRHNGIDRRLTDVHGEVIQPILA
- a CDS encoding DUF1553 domain-containing protein, whose translation is MADAVPSGEDWWSLQPVRRAPVPTNPPSPSPHVQARNAIDAFVFDELRRQGLSSSPEADRRTLLRRLYFDLLGLLPPPEEMNAFLKDSDPLAFERRVDRLLASPQYGERWARHWLDLVHFGETHGYDKDKPRPHAWPYRDYVIRALNEAKPFSRFLQEQLAGDVLYPRTRDGVEALGFIAAGPWDFIGHAEVPETKIDGKVARHLDRDDMVVNALQTFTSLTVQCAQCHHHKFDPVSMEDYYSLQAVFAAIDRTEVRYDRDDRVAAKRHEIDQSLERARQAQNDLRGRIQQRDPARFEALDREITAAEGTVQRQAAFGFHSQIAPKPDDSKWVQIDLGVSQVLRQVVLHAAEDDFNGIGKGFGFPPVLSLSTSDDPEFKDGVTILTRDFQAGTKPKSLTPVIVECPPHSKGRYLRVTAHTLALRQNDYIFALAELEVFSNTPTNAALKAKVTALDSIENAPRWARSNLTDGYWPGQVADGSLAQATLTRLRGERDRYFHGLSSESERQEFREGTNQLEALRQASQALPPLSLVYAGAVHTGKGSFKGTGAEGGKPRTVHVLQRGNIVKPGVVAQPAPVRSVPGVPNQFDLPPNHAESARRAALARWMSHPDHPLVWRSIVNRVWQHHFGRGLVETPNDFGRMGARPTHPALLDWLASEFRDGGQSLKTLSRLILTSHTYRQSSDSRVDASARDADNRFLWRMNRKKLDAESVRDAALQAAGALDPRMHGPSFQDFVIEKPEHSPHYQYHLHDPRNPASHRRSVYRFLVRSQPQPFMASLDCADPSMQVAKRNETLSPTQALSMMNHPHMLAMASIMAARLPSEAPELEQQIDLAHRRILSRPPSRSESEALLQFTQKYGLPNLCRMLFNLNEFLFID
- a CDS encoding pyrimidine/purine nucleoside phosphorylase, whose translation is MGQVPNEFKNVTAVTKANVYFGGKVVSHTLHFPDGTKKTLGLIYPGQFHFGTDQAERMEIVAGTCTVKLDGQSLESTFTAGQHFDVPAKSGFDIQVSAGICEYICSFLG
- a CDS encoding aminotransferase class III-fold pyridoxal phosphate-dependent enzyme, with the protein product MKELFPPAPPPIVHNQFEQVRELFQRHVAPTYARFELAFTHGAGSYLWDVRGRRYLDMGGGIAVCSLGHAHPEITETLIEQSRRLLHVSNLYYHEPQGRLAQRINRYAGPGRVFFCNSGAEANEGLYKLARKFGHDDGRFEILTALNSFHGRTLGGIAATGQDKVKKDFEPPVSGFRHIPFNDLAAAEAALSPATVAILIEGVQGESGINPAHSDYLLGLRRLCDEQHLLLLIDGVQCGHFRTGRFQSFQRILEGMPELEGFRPDGYSMAKSLGGGFPIGAFWIDDRHAGILGPGTHGTTFGGTPLGCAIALKVFEVIEREKLDENARRVGEWLRQQLDRLAVTYPSVVKNGRGLGFLLGLEIEEKDRIPAFATQDKPSSLQLVQRLHEAGLLTIPSGTARIRFLPALNLGQPQAEEAVSILESVLAPLAA
- a CDS encoding DUF1501 domain-containing protein; the protein is MTAPIPFSPPVLNRRSLLRRLGAGFGWLALQGLLPDNHRLAAAVPGPAGSLPHFAPKAKRIIFLYMPGGPSHVDLFDPKPRLSSDHGKPLPFEKPKLERTKTGNLLASPWTFRKHGQGGLEISELLPHLSKHADDLCVIRSMVADNINHSGAALQMCTGEQAFSRPAMGSWLLYGLGTENRDLPGFVVLCPAAVFQGAQLWASSFLPSAHQGTLIRDLKNPIAHVRTSPEVVRRQRRQLDTLAALDRLHRAGHPEAEALEARIASFELAFRMQSAAPEAFDTDRESQATRSLYGLDDPATEMFGRQCLMARRLAERGVRFIQVFDAPVNNAWDHHSGLKEQLPKRCRAVDQPIAALLHDLKARGLLAETLVLWGGEFGRTPTAEGTNGREHHPFGFTMWLAGGGVRGGMTHGATDEFGWHAVQDKVHVHDLHATLLHLLGLDHERLTFRHGGRDYRLTDVYGHVVNKILV